From a single Daphnia pulex isolate KAP4 chromosome 2, ASM2113471v1 genomic region:
- the LOC124188412 gene encoding ATP synthase mitochondrial F1 complex assembly factor 2-like, with protein MKSFVTSSTMSFSTNNLIRFGSGTSNLLRILGNNQIGAGNGVTSRSIQLSSGDQSSLGSQTRKRFYKKVSTVQSNKDFEIILDNRKLKTPAGSVFRVSSEPLALAVANEWDAQEEKILVSSMHLTSLVNTILDNPNKLRKQDIVSHILTYLDNDTLLCREEGNSEWSSEQTKEWDPLVDWFNQRYGTNVESSSAITGPCLPIEARDVLQKHLHSYDFWTLNGLMFAVESVKSLILALACVDRHLTVEESVRLATLETNFQTRQWGRVEWAHDVDNFNVQSRFAASILFVHLTSSSSSIENKFKK; from the exons ATGAAATCATTTGTCACCTCGTCAACAATGTCTTTTTCAACTAATAATTTAATACGTTTTGGCTCCGGCACTTCTAATTTATTGAGAATACTTGGTAATAATCAAATAGGAGCTGGAAACGGTGTTACTAGTCGATCCATTCAATTGTCGTCAGGAGATCAATCATCTTTGG GTTCTCAAACTCGCAAaagattttacaaaaaagtCAGCACTGTCCAATCaaataaagattttgaaatcatTCTTGACAATAGAAAACTTAAAACTCCTGCAGGTAGTGTATTTCGTGTTTCCAGTGAACCATTAGCTCTAGCTGTTGCTAATGAATGGGATGcccaggaagaaaaaattttagtatCGTCAATGCATCTT ACATCTCTTGTTAACACTATCCTGGATAATCCAAACAAATTACGAAAACAAGATATTGTCAGTCACATTCTTACCTACCTAGACAATGATACACTTTTGTGCAGGGAAGAG GGTAACTCTGAATGGTCAtctgaacaaacaaaagagtgGGATCCATTGGTTGACTGGTTTAATCAAag ATATGGTACGAATGTTGAGTCTTCAAGTGCCATCACCGGTCCGTGTTTACCCATAGAAGCAAGAGATGTTCTTCAAAAGCATTTGCACTCATATGATTTTTGGACTCTTAACGGGCTAATGTTTGCTGTAGAATCAGTGAAATCGCTGATTTTAGCTCTTGCTTGTGTCGATCGACATCTTACTGTGGAAGAAAGCGTTCGGTTGGCCACTCTCGAAACCAATTTTCAA ACTCGACAGTGGGGCCGTGTAGAGTGGGCTCATGATGTCGATAACTTCAATGTGCAATCTCGCTTTGCAGCTTCTATCCTATTTGTACATCTTACATCAAGTTCTTcatcaattgaaaacaaattcaagaaataa
- the LOC124188411 gene encoding eukaryotic initiation factor 4A-III has translation MESKGRRVVQQMPDDLTNIEFETSEDVNVIPTFDSMGLREDLLRGIYAYGFEKPSAIQQRAIAPVIKGRDVIAQAQSGTGKTATFSISILQSLEIQTRETQILVLSPTRELAVQIQKVILALGDYMNVQCHACIGGTNVGEDVRKLDYGQHIVSGTPGRVFDMIRRRTLRTRSIKMLVLDEADEMLNKGFKEQIYDVYRYLPPATQVVLLSATLPHEILEMTSKFMTDPIRILVKRDELTLEGIKQFFVAVEREEWKFDTLCDLYDTLTITQAVIFCNTKRKVDWLTEKMREANFTVSSMHGDMPQKERDTIMKEFRNGQSRVLITTDVWARGIDVQQVSLVINYDLPNNRELYIHRIGRSGRFGRKGVAINFVKNDDIRILRDIEQYYATQVDEMPMNVADLI, from the exons atggaGTCTAAAGGCAGACGTGTTGTCCAACAGATGCCGGATGATTTAACtaatattgaatttgaaacgaGTGAAGATGTCAATGTTATTCCCACATTTGACAGCATGGGCCTCCGTGAAGACCTGCTAAGAGGAATTTACGCTTATG GATTTGAAAAACCATCAGCTATTCAGCAGAGAGCAATTGCCCCAGTAATCAAGGGGAGAGACGTTATTGCCCAAGCCCAATCCGGTACTGGCAAAACAgccacattttcaatttcaattcttcagagtcttgaaattcaaacaagaGAAACTCAAATATTGGTTCTAAGCCCCACTCGAGAGTTGGCAGTTCAAATTCAGAAA GTTATTCTGGCTCTTGGTGATTACATGAATGTTCAATGCCATGCGTGTATCGGCGGCACTAATGTTGGAGAGGATGTTCGAAAATTGGACTACGGTCAGCACATTGTTTCTGGAACCCCTGGACGTGTATTTG ATATGATTCGCCGACGTACACTAAGGACACGTTCAATTAAAATGTTGGTCCTGGATGAAGCCGatgaaatgttaaataaaGGGTTCAAGGAGCAAATTTACGATGTCTACCGTTACCTTCCTCCAGCAACCCAA GTGGTTCTTCTTTCAGCCACATTGCCTCATGAAATCTTGGAGATGACCAGCAAATTCATGACAGATCCCATTCGCATTTTAGTCAAACG TGATGAGTTGACACTCGAAGGAATCAAACAGTTCTTTGTCGCTGTcgaaagagaagaatggaAGTTTGACACGTTGTGCGATCTGTACGACACACTGACAATCACGCAGGCGGTTATTTTTTGTAATACTAAACGCAAG GTTGACTGGTTGACGGAGAAAATGCGTGAAGCGAATTTTACCGTTTCTTCAATGCACGGAGACATGCCTCAAAAAGAGCGTGATACTATTATGAAAGAATTCCGTAATGGTCAGAG CCGAGTTCTTATTACAACTGACGTTTGGGCTCGTGGTATTGATGTTCAACAAGTTTCGTTGGTCATTAACTACGATCTCCCTAACAACCGTGAGTTGTACATCCATCGTATCGGTCGTTCTGGCCGATTCGGACGTAAAGGTGTTGCAATTAACTTTGTCAAGAATGACGATATCCGTATTCTCCGCGATATCGAACAGTACTATGCTACACAGGTTGACGAAATGCCCAtgaatg TGGCTGACCTCATTTAA
- the LOC124188409 gene encoding uncharacterized protein LOC124188409 isoform X2, which translates to MNCQLPHNIWRSRTFERKGYHDRDATNEDQFNFDSYITCPRISFLENGLLRNNTVENWPDLMDLDEHITLPTPLLPPNASVKCGRGPVVRSVSKKDELNHFLFKETLAHECRLLIRNSKGEINLSTLKNNWKKFIKRNEIPEPERNLVTIMDRYGCDEPPTETYAGGNLAIVWLQNERYLVHSAMEPFDCQMCLTRMTADDMKNHPLESVSTKTPFNDGTVYQIAVPRQSGCWDPSFQQQNDPLFATRQFHTTRLWKVEQRETGSLPIITNVQECSDPSSTVRYVEFNQFDCGEFCELRSQEIKISERGLLKYQRAVYKKYDSCVYVNHKILLFSSSRTLDLLDVRCKNTENLQPIFSIDDQGMRLFYNMPPLETIVSCSASSRDNVYLISTGKSLLVWDIRCGSRLLHRAEHLLESPPDWISTVQLGPDKDWIFLDSQNPASSGMVGLSWNNQENCLDLMNDLPVVSVEFEPRIRWSVLDTFGAIQQRGLGLDWSIQNRFKQMRSGIACDKDSDGTIQIWQCTVAGDLFSQQLNPSKRIGPSEQKASHLFFSQLSDWTEAVEQIEELNASLSQNLFDQTEECDAEKLKDSIQKTSEEVEEENFGSFHMPAIFNHKYTSMPDALEMDCPEDKTRNIDGQGAGLNKEWMEERNPGPCSQNFLPDDTFALDFQDDLISSTPFQPMQKTHGAAPLPGFLISSTPAIRAVKPNCFPSPKRNLTSTPFRHQTPQTPQTWNAPSQYQAPQNWNAPSQHQTPQNWNAPSQHQTPQNWNAPSQHQTPQNWNAPSQRKSVKRTQEWDF; encoded by the exons ATGAATTGCCAATTGCCCCACAATATATGGAGATCTCGTACATTTGAGAGAAAAGGCTACCACGATCGTGATGCAACTAATGAGGATCAGTTTAATTTTGATTCCTATATTACCTGTCCAAGAATCAGTTTCTTAGAAAATGGTCTCTTGCGTAACAATACAGTAGAGAACTGGCCTGATTTGATGGATTTGGATGAACACATTACACTGCCTACACCATTGCTACCACCTAATGCTTCTGTAAAATGTGGAAGAG GTCCTGTTGTACGAAGTGTAAGCAAAAAGGATGAGCTCAATCACTTTTTATTCAAAGAAACTCTTGCACATGAATGCAGACTGCTCATAAGAAACAGCAAAGGTGAAATTAATCTAagtacattaaaaaataattggaaaaagtttatcaagagaaatgaaattcctGAACCTGAAAGAAATTTAGTAACAATTATGGACAGATATGGATGTGATGAG cCTCCAACAGAAACATATGCAGGTGGAAATTTAGCTATTGTGTGGTTGCAAAATGAAAGATATTTAGTACACTCAGCGATGGAACCATTTGATTGTCAGATGT GTTTGACTCGAATGACGGCAGATGACATGAAGAATCATCCCTTGGAATCCGTGAGTACAAAAACGCCATTCAATGATGGAACGGTGTACCAAATAGCTGTTCCCCGCCAAAGTGGTTGTTGGGATCCATCTTTTCAGCAACAAAACG ATCCTCTATTTGCGACACGTCAGTTTCATACGACACGATTGTGGAAGGTTGAACAGAGGGAAACGGGAAGTCTGCCCATCATTACCAATGTGCAAGAGTGTTCCGACCCGTCTTCTACTGTGCGTTACGTCGAATTCAATCAGTTTGATTGTGGAGAGTTTTGTGAGTTGCGCTCTCAAGAAATTAAGATTTCAGAAAGAGG GTTATTAAAATATCAAAGAGCAGTGTATAAAAAGTACGACAGTTGTGTGTACGTGAACCATAAGATACTTCTCTTTAGTTCCAGTCGTACACTTGACTTACTCGACGTCCGGTGTAAAAATACAGAGAATTTACAGCCTATTTTCTCCATTGATGATCAAGGAATGCGGTTGTTTTATAACATGCCTCCACTCGAAACAATTGTTAGCTGTTCAGCAAGCTCTCGTGATAAC GTTTATCTAATATCTACCGGGAAATCACTTCTAGTCTGGGATATAAGATGTGGAAGCCGCCTACTACATCGGGCGGAACACCTACTTGAAAGCCCTCCCGATTGGATTTCGACTGTTCAACTCGGCCCTGATAAAGATTGGATTTTCCTCGACTCTCAGAACCCTGCTTCATCTGGAATGGTCGGTCTGAGCTGGAACAACCAAGAAAATTGTCTAGATTTAATGAACGATTTGCCGGTTGTTTCTGTTGAATTTGAACCGAGAATACGTTGGAGTGTCCTCGACACCTTTGGAGCTATCCAGCAACGAGGTCTAGGACTCGATTGGTCAATCCAAAATCGTTTTAAGCAAATGCGGAGTGGAATTGCTTGTGACAAAGATAGTGATGGAACAATTCAAATCTGGCAGTGTACTGTTGCCGGTGACTTATTTTCTCAGCAGTTGAACCCAAGTAAAAGAATAGGACCTAGTGAGCAAAAAGCTTCGCATCTTTTCTTCAGTCAGCTGAGCGATTGGACCGAAGCTGTTGAGCAGATTGAGGAATTGAACGCCTCGTTATCACAAAATCTATTTGATCAAACCGAAGAGTGTGACGCAGAAAAACTTAAAGACA GTATACAGAAAACTTCagaagaagtggaagaagaaaactttgggAGTTTCCATATGCCGGCAATATTTAATCACAAATATACTTCAATGCCTGACGCCCTTGAAATGGACTGCCCTGAGGACAAAACACGAAACATCGATGGGCAAGGCGCAGGTCTCAACAAGGAGTggatggaagaaagaaatcctGGGCCATGTTCCCAGAATTTCTTACCAGATGACACGTTCGCGTTAGACTTCCAGGATGACCTCATCTCATCTACACCCTTTCAACCGATGCAAAAGACACACGGGGCTGCACCTTTACCTGGCTTTCTCATATCTTCAACCCCTGCAATACGCGCAGTCAAACCCAATTGTTTTCCTTCGCCTAAGCGTAATCTTACCTCGACTCCATTTCGACACCAAACCCCTCAAACCCCTCAAACCTGGAACGCTCCATCTCAGTATCAAGCCCCTCAAAACTGGAACGCTCCATCTCAGCATCAAACGCCTCAAAACTGGAACGCTCCATCTCAGCATCAAACCCCTCAAAACTGGAACGCTCCATCTCAGCATCAAACCCCTCAAAACTGGAACGCTCCATCTCAGCGAAAAAGTGTTAAAAGGACTCAGGAATGGGACTTTTAA
- the LOC124188409 gene encoding uncharacterized protein LOC124188409 isoform X1: MNCQLPHNIWRSRTFERKGYHDRDATNEDQFNFDSYITCPRISFLENGLLRNNTVENWPDLMDLDEHITLPTPLLPPNASVKCGRGPVVRSVSKKDELNHFLFKETLAHECRLLIRNSKGEINLSTLKNNWKKFIKRNEIPEPERNLVTIMDRYGCDEPPTETYAGGNLAIVWLQNERYLVHSAMEPFDCQMCLTRMTADDMKNHPLESVSTKTPFNDGTVYQIAVPRQSGCWDPSFQQQNEDPLFATRQFHTTRLWKVEQRETGSLPIITNVQECSDPSSTVRYVEFNQFDCGEFCELRSQEIKISERGLLKYQRAVYKKYDSCVYVNHKILLFSSSRTLDLLDVRCKNTENLQPIFSIDDQGMRLFYNMPPLETIVSCSASSRDNVYLISTGKSLLVWDIRCGSRLLHRAEHLLESPPDWISTVQLGPDKDWIFLDSQNPASSGMVGLSWNNQENCLDLMNDLPVVSVEFEPRIRWSVLDTFGAIQQRGLGLDWSIQNRFKQMRSGIACDKDSDGTIQIWQCTVAGDLFSQQLNPSKRIGPSEQKASHLFFSQLSDWTEAVEQIEELNASLSQNLFDQTEECDAEKLKDSIQKTSEEVEEENFGSFHMPAIFNHKYTSMPDALEMDCPEDKTRNIDGQGAGLNKEWMEERNPGPCSQNFLPDDTFALDFQDDLISSTPFQPMQKTHGAAPLPGFLISSTPAIRAVKPNCFPSPKRNLTSTPFRHQTPQTPQTWNAPSQYQAPQNWNAPSQHQTPQNWNAPSQHQTPQNWNAPSQHQTPQNWNAPSQRKSVKRTQEWDF, translated from the exons ATGAATTGCCAATTGCCCCACAATATATGGAGATCTCGTACATTTGAGAGAAAAGGCTACCACGATCGTGATGCAACTAATGAGGATCAGTTTAATTTTGATTCCTATATTACCTGTCCAAGAATCAGTTTCTTAGAAAATGGTCTCTTGCGTAACAATACAGTAGAGAACTGGCCTGATTTGATGGATTTGGATGAACACATTACACTGCCTACACCATTGCTACCACCTAATGCTTCTGTAAAATGTGGAAGAG GTCCTGTTGTACGAAGTGTAAGCAAAAAGGATGAGCTCAATCACTTTTTATTCAAAGAAACTCTTGCACATGAATGCAGACTGCTCATAAGAAACAGCAAAGGTGAAATTAATCTAagtacattaaaaaataattggaaaaagtttatcaagagaaatgaaattcctGAACCTGAAAGAAATTTAGTAACAATTATGGACAGATATGGATGTGATGAG cCTCCAACAGAAACATATGCAGGTGGAAATTTAGCTATTGTGTGGTTGCAAAATGAAAGATATTTAGTACACTCAGCGATGGAACCATTTGATTGTCAGATGT GTTTGACTCGAATGACGGCAGATGACATGAAGAATCATCCCTTGGAATCCGTGAGTACAAAAACGCCATTCAATGATGGAACGGTGTACCAAATAGCTGTTCCCCGCCAAAGTGGTTGTTGGGATCCATCTTTTCAGCAACAAAACG AAGATCCTCTATTTGCGACACGTCAGTTTCATACGACACGATTGTGGAAGGTTGAACAGAGGGAAACGGGAAGTCTGCCCATCATTACCAATGTGCAAGAGTGTTCCGACCCGTCTTCTACTGTGCGTTACGTCGAATTCAATCAGTTTGATTGTGGAGAGTTTTGTGAGTTGCGCTCTCAAGAAATTAAGATTTCAGAAAGAGG GTTATTAAAATATCAAAGAGCAGTGTATAAAAAGTACGACAGTTGTGTGTACGTGAACCATAAGATACTTCTCTTTAGTTCCAGTCGTACACTTGACTTACTCGACGTCCGGTGTAAAAATACAGAGAATTTACAGCCTATTTTCTCCATTGATGATCAAGGAATGCGGTTGTTTTATAACATGCCTCCACTCGAAACAATTGTTAGCTGTTCAGCAAGCTCTCGTGATAAC GTTTATCTAATATCTACCGGGAAATCACTTCTAGTCTGGGATATAAGATGTGGAAGCCGCCTACTACATCGGGCGGAACACCTACTTGAAAGCCCTCCCGATTGGATTTCGACTGTTCAACTCGGCCCTGATAAAGATTGGATTTTCCTCGACTCTCAGAACCCTGCTTCATCTGGAATGGTCGGTCTGAGCTGGAACAACCAAGAAAATTGTCTAGATTTAATGAACGATTTGCCGGTTGTTTCTGTTGAATTTGAACCGAGAATACGTTGGAGTGTCCTCGACACCTTTGGAGCTATCCAGCAACGAGGTCTAGGACTCGATTGGTCAATCCAAAATCGTTTTAAGCAAATGCGGAGTGGAATTGCTTGTGACAAAGATAGTGATGGAACAATTCAAATCTGGCAGTGTACTGTTGCCGGTGACTTATTTTCTCAGCAGTTGAACCCAAGTAAAAGAATAGGACCTAGTGAGCAAAAAGCTTCGCATCTTTTCTTCAGTCAGCTGAGCGATTGGACCGAAGCTGTTGAGCAGATTGAGGAATTGAACGCCTCGTTATCACAAAATCTATTTGATCAAACCGAAGAGTGTGACGCAGAAAAACTTAAAGACA GTATACAGAAAACTTCagaagaagtggaagaagaaaactttgggAGTTTCCATATGCCGGCAATATTTAATCACAAATATACTTCAATGCCTGACGCCCTTGAAATGGACTGCCCTGAGGACAAAACACGAAACATCGATGGGCAAGGCGCAGGTCTCAACAAGGAGTggatggaagaaagaaatcctGGGCCATGTTCCCAGAATTTCTTACCAGATGACACGTTCGCGTTAGACTTCCAGGATGACCTCATCTCATCTACACCCTTTCAACCGATGCAAAAGACACACGGGGCTGCACCTTTACCTGGCTTTCTCATATCTTCAACCCCTGCAATACGCGCAGTCAAACCCAATTGTTTTCCTTCGCCTAAGCGTAATCTTACCTCGACTCCATTTCGACACCAAACCCCTCAAACCCCTCAAACCTGGAACGCTCCATCTCAGTATCAAGCCCCTCAAAACTGGAACGCTCCATCTCAGCATCAAACGCCTCAAAACTGGAACGCTCCATCTCAGCATCAAACCCCTCAAAACTGGAACGCTCCATCTCAGCATCAAACCCCTCAAAACTGGAACGCTCCATCTCAGCGAAAAAGTGTTAAAAGGACTCAGGAATGGGACTTTTAA
- the LOC124188413 gene encoding 39S ribosomal protein L35, mitochondrial-like: MFTLKNVIQSAFRLANYSPISKNVVSVKAKILLPSTSRFFSGSSESTFRCVQYPSMNATPSILSSISPLLQNLSLTTPSLQQTRSVTKWSLKKGKRKTVKAVVSRFYRLGWGAWIRPMVGHSKRHWSKTAKRKIRGEKHVFCNATQSTLLDKMVTKYWRKRRFYVDDMYESYHQREEYPSSAVKPH, encoded by the exons atgttTACTTTGAAAAACGTTATTCAATCGGCTTTTCGATTGGCGAATTATTCAccaatttctaaaaatgtcGTTTCAgtcaaagcaaaaattttgCTGCCTAGCACATCAAGGTTTTTTTCGGGTTCGTCAGAATCAACTTTTCGGTGTGTCCAATACCCTTCCATGAATGCTACCCCAAGTATATTATCATCTATTTCCCCATTGCTTCAAAATCTGTCATT AACTACTCCCTCTTTGCAGCAAACCCGATCAGTTACAAAATGGTCACTCAAAAAAGGGAAGCGCAAAACAGTTAAAGCTGTTGTTTCTAGGTTCTATCGTTTAGGATG GGGTGCATGGATAAGGCCAATGGTGGGACACAGTAAACGTCACTGGAGCAAAACAGCAAAAAGGAAGATTCGGGGTGAAAAGCATGTATTTTGTAATGCTACCCAGTCAACTCTTCTTGACAAAATGGTAACGAAATACTGGAGAAAGAGACGGTTTTACGTTGATGACATGTACGAGTCGTATCATCAGCGAGAAGAGTATCCATCAAGTGCTGTTAAACCTCATTGA